Proteins encoded by one window of Vibrio panuliri:
- the truC gene encoding tRNA pseudouridine(65) synthase TruC, translating to MLDIVYQDEYFVAVNKPAGMLVHRSWLDKHETQFVMQTLRDQIGQHVFPLHRLDRPTSGVLIFALSSEIAAQVMPMFANHEMKKTYHAIVRGWIEEEGTLDYPLKVELDKIADKFASQEKEAQDAVTDYRPLAKVEVPHSTGRFPTTRYCLMELNPHTGRKHQLRRHMAHLRHPMVGDTTHGDGKHNKLFRDVYNSHRLLLHASSLEFVHPFSGETLVIKAGFDTTWRSLFEQFEWQEPHI from the coding sequence GTGTTAGATATCGTCTATCAGGATGAGTATTTTGTCGCGGTGAACAAGCCAGCAGGTATGCTGGTTCATCGCAGTTGGTTAGATAAACATGAAACTCAGTTTGTCATGCAGACGCTACGTGACCAAATTGGTCAACATGTCTTTCCGTTACATCGATTAGATAGGCCGACTTCCGGAGTGCTGATTTTTGCCTTGTCGAGCGAAATTGCCGCGCAAGTAATGCCGATGTTTGCCAATCATGAGATGAAGAAAACCTATCACGCTATTGTGCGCGGCTGGATTGAAGAGGAGGGGACTCTTGACTATCCGTTAAAGGTTGAGCTGGACAAAATTGCTGATAAGTTTGCGAGCCAAGAAAAAGAAGCTCAAGATGCCGTGACCGATTATCGTCCATTGGCGAAAGTTGAAGTGCCACATTCCACTGGGCGCTTTCCAACCACGCGCTACTGCTTAATGGAGCTTAACCCACATACTGGGCGTAAACATCAACTGCGTCGTCATATGGCGCACCTACGTCATCCTATGGTAGGCGACACCACGCATGGCGATGGTAAACACAATAAATTGTTCCGCGATGTTTATAACTCGCACCGATTGCTGTTGCACGCCAGCAGTCTCGAATTTGTCCATCCGTTCAGTGGTGAAACACTCGTGATTAAGGCGGGGTTTGATACGACTTGGCGTAGCCTGTTTGAGCAGTTTGAGTGGCAAGAGCCTCATATTTAA
- the dxs gene encoding 1-deoxy-D-xylulose-5-phosphate synthase — translation MTLDISKYPTLALADTPLELRSLPKEVLPKLCDELRTYLLNSVSQSSGHLASGLGTVELTVALHYVYNTPFDQLIWDVGHQAYPHKILTGRREKMPTIRQKGGLHPFPWREESEYDTLSVGHSSTSISAALGMAISAHKENQNRKVVSVIGDGAITAGMAFEAMNHAGDIHPDMLVILNDNEMSISENVGALNNHLAQLLSGNFYTSIREGGKRVLSGVPPIKELVRRTEEHLKGMMIPGTLFEELGFNYIGPVDGHDVIELVKTLKNMRELKGPQFLHIMTKKGKGYEPAEKDPIGYHGVPKFDPSHTSLPKSSSSQPTFSKIFGDFLCDMAAQDPKLMAITPAMREGSGMVRFSKEYPEQYFDVAIAEQHAVTLATGMAIAGNRPIVAIYSTFLQRGYDQLIHDVAIMNLPVMFAIDRAGLVGADGQTHQGAFDISFMRCIPNMVIMTPSDENECRQMLYTGHQHSGPSAVRYPRGNGMGTPVEQAFTELEIGKGRLVRQGEKVAILNFGTFMPSALEAAEALNATVADMRFAKPLDHALIKQLAEDHDVLVTIEENAIAGGAGAGVVEFMMQEKIIKPVLNLGLPDRFIAQGTQQELHAELGLDAKGIEQSIRDYVSK, via the coding sequence ATGACTCTTGATATATCAAAGTACCCAACACTAGCTCTGGCGGATACACCGCTAGAACTGCGCAGCCTACCAAAAGAGGTTCTGCCAAAGCTATGTGACGAACTACGTACTTACTTACTAAATTCTGTTAGCCAGTCGAGTGGACACTTAGCGTCTGGCTTGGGCACGGTCGAACTGACCGTGGCGCTTCACTACGTCTATAACACCCCGTTTGATCAACTTATTTGGGACGTAGGTCATCAAGCTTACCCACACAAAATTCTGACGGGTCGCCGTGAGAAAATGCCAACCATTCGTCAAAAAGGTGGATTACACCCATTCCCATGGCGTGAAGAGAGTGAGTACGACACGCTCTCGGTTGGTCACTCATCAACGTCAATCAGTGCTGCGCTTGGTATGGCGATTAGTGCCCATAAAGAAAACCAAAATCGTAAAGTGGTGAGCGTGATTGGTGATGGTGCGATTACCGCGGGCATGGCGTTTGAAGCCATGAACCACGCTGGTGATATTCATCCCGATATGTTGGTGATCCTAAATGACAATGAAATGTCGATTTCAGAAAACGTGGGCGCGCTTAACAACCACTTAGCACAACTTCTGTCGGGCAACTTCTACACCTCTATCCGTGAAGGCGGTAAACGCGTTCTTTCTGGTGTGCCTCCAATCAAAGAGTTAGTTCGTCGTACAGAAGAACATCTGAAAGGCATGATGATTCCTGGCACACTGTTTGAAGAGTTGGGCTTTAACTACATTGGCCCTGTTGATGGGCATGATGTGATCGAATTGGTCAAAACACTGAAGAACATGCGTGAACTCAAAGGTCCACAGTTCTTACATATCATGACCAAGAAAGGAAAAGGCTACGAGCCTGCGGAGAAAGATCCGATTGGTTACCATGGTGTTCCTAAGTTTGACCCAAGCCACACTAGCCTGCCAAAAAGCAGCAGTAGTCAACCAACTTTCTCAAAGATTTTCGGTGATTTCCTCTGTGATATGGCCGCGCAAGATCCTAAGCTCATGGCGATTACACCAGCAATGCGCGAAGGTTCGGGCATGGTGCGCTTCTCGAAAGAGTACCCTGAGCAATACTTTGACGTTGCAATTGCTGAGCAGCATGCTGTGACACTTGCAACCGGCATGGCGATTGCGGGCAATCGTCCTATTGTCGCCATCTACTCAACATTCTTACAGCGTGGTTACGACCAACTGATCCATGATGTCGCGATCATGAACCTGCCGGTGATGTTTGCCATTGACCGAGCAGGCTTAGTCGGTGCCGATGGTCAAACTCACCAAGGTGCATTTGATATTAGCTTTATGCGCTGCATTCCAAACATGGTGATCATGACACCAAGTGATGAGAATGAGTGTCGTCAAATGCTCTACACCGGCCACCAACATTCTGGTCCAAGTGCTGTTCGCTACCCACGTGGTAATGGCATGGGAACACCGGTTGAACAAGCCTTTACCGAACTAGAAATCGGTAAAGGTCGCTTAGTGCGTCAAGGCGAAAAAGTCGCAATTCTTAACTTTGGCACCTTTATGCCGAGTGCACTTGAGGCAGCAGAAGCGCTCAATGCGACCGTTGCGGATATGCGCTTTGCTAAACCTCTTGATCATGCATTGATTAAACAGCTTGCAGAGGATCACGACGTACTGGTGACGATCGAAGAGAACGCGATTGCTGGTGGTGCAGGAGCGGGTGTGGTTGAGTTTATGATGCAAGAAAAGATCATTAAACCAGTACTAAACCTCGGTCTACCGGACCGCTTTATCGCTCAAGGTACGCAGCAAGAACTGCATGCGGAGTTGGGTCTCGACGCCAAAGGTATTGAACAATCAATCCGAGACTATGTGAGCAAGTAA
- the ispA gene encoding (2E,6E)-farnesyl diphosphate synthase produces the protein MHEALISFQQRNNQQLERWLSHLPHQNQALVDAMRYGLLLGGKRARPFLVYITGQMLGCEIEDLDTPASAVECIHAYSLIHDDLPAMDDDELRRGQPTCHIKFDEATAILTGDALQTLAFTILADGRLNPNAETLRIKMVSTLAEASGASGMCLGQTLDLQAENRSVGLAELEEIHRNKTGALMKCAVRLGALAAGKKGLAVMPLLDKYADAIGLAFQVQDDILDIISDTETLGKPQGSDQELNKSTYPALLGLQGAIEKANNLLHEALQALDAIPYNTELLEEFARYVVERKN, from the coding sequence CACTAATCTCGTTTCAGCAACGAAACAACCAACAGTTAGAAAGATGGTTGAGCCATCTTCCACATCAAAATCAGGCGCTTGTCGATGCAATGCGTTACGGTCTGCTTTTGGGCGGAAAACGGGCTCGTCCATTTCTGGTCTACATCACAGGGCAAATGCTTGGCTGTGAAATAGAAGATTTAGACACACCGGCCTCAGCGGTCGAGTGTATTCACGCCTACTCTTTGATTCACGATGATCTGCCCGCGATGGATGATGACGAATTGCGTCGAGGCCAGCCAACTTGCCACATCAAGTTCGACGAAGCGACGGCCATTTTAACTGGTGATGCATTGCAAACGCTCGCCTTTACCATCCTTGCTGATGGTCGACTCAATCCAAATGCTGAAACTCTGCGTATAAAAATGGTTAGCACCTTGGCAGAAGCGTCAGGCGCAAGCGGCATGTGTCTCGGACAAACTTTAGATTTACAAGCTGAAAACCGTTCAGTCGGGCTTGCGGAGTTAGAAGAGATTCACCGCAACAAGACGGGTGCATTGATGAAATGTGCTGTTCGCCTAGGTGCGTTAGCGGCTGGCAAAAAAGGTTTAGCGGTCATGCCGTTACTCGACAAATATGCCGATGCGATTGGTTTGGCGTTCCAAGTCCAGGACGATATCCTCGACATCATCAGTGATACTGAAACCTTGGGTAAACCTCAAGGCTCTGACCAAGAGCTCAACAAGAGTACTTACCCTGCACTGCTCGGTTTACAGGGCGCTATCGAAAAAGCAAACAATCTGTTACACGAAGCGCTTCAAGCACTGGACGCAATACCATACAATACTGAGTTACTGGAAGAGTTCGCCCGATACGTCGTCGAGCGCAAGAACTAA